One Fundulus heteroclitus isolate FHET01 chromosome 8, MU-UCD_Fhet_4.1, whole genome shotgun sequence genomic window, CAAGCTGCCATTGGCGGAGTCCTTTGTCAAAGGACACAGTCACCTGCAGCAACAGCTTGTCATGTTGCTAGACTCTTGGTGTCACCCGCAATTCAGAGTGGAAGACATAAGAAAGTAGGCTGGCTGGGTTCATTTGTGGGAACTGAGTGCATACTGTGCCCTCCATATTTTTTGGCACCCGTAACGCCGCATTATGTCAGAATGTAATACATTTGAACTTCAGAGTGTAATAAAACGTCACTAAAACCGCCATAATCGCCACAAATTGTTGTAATCTCCTTGAACGCATTTGGCATTAGCTTCTGCCGCATTGCGTTATAAATCACGAACCAGTATTTGTGTTCATCCTAATCAATTTACATTTAAGAACTGTCATGTTATGGATcctaaacatttaaatctttgaaacacaaacactgtttgTGATCATTTAATGCACAATGCACCACATCAttacatttgtcttttttttttttaaaaaaagaagaggaagcgCCACATTTTCTAATAACCACTGCAAAATGTAATAATGTTATAACACAGTCGGGCCTAAACTGTTACAAAGTGAGTTCATgggattttattacattttgtggCGATACATAATGTGGTTGTGTTACATAATGCGGCGTTACAGCACCACTGGCAAACATGCTTACAACCACTTTAAATAAGCATAATCTCACATGATTTCaaaaaatccaacttttaattttaagtgcagtttttccaagttaaaaaaataatggtttCTACAGCCCAATTATTGGTACTCCTAACaatccctttaaaataaatgtaactagaGTCCTTTTTATACCTTTTTTATGTTgagcataatttaaaaaaaacgtctaAATATTAACAcgtctttatttttcctttgcatTTGAATATGGTGCAATAGTAGCTACCAGGATGAACAAGAACCCATATTTACAATGTTTCGCTGCAATGCACCCTAAGCAGGAAGTTTAAGGTGAAAAACAGCTCACTGGTTAAGACCTGCAGTAAAGACTACAGTCTGGGTCACAGTGGCTGCATAAGTAAACATTAGGTGCCGTCTTCATGCCAGTTGGTTGTTCGGGAGGGATAACAGAAAAAGATCCTTTTCTGTCATCCATTACAAACTTAAAGgtagagtttttattttttattttttaccccaCTTTGACTTTAACTTACTTTTTTACAGATGGGACTGCATCCCTGTTCAGATTCTTGCTACAAACACGAAGCCCATAATGCATTACTCTGTCCTTTCATGTCATACACGTGGCTAGATCACTAGCCATGTTTGCTTCTAGAGCATGCAGCTGGAGATACGGAGCACATGCACCCGAGCAATGTGTGTACGACTTGAGGGGAATTCCCCCCCTCCTATCTGCAGTGAAAACTCCCCACAGGGCTGGGTTTGTTTGCCTTGCTCCCTAATGCAGGCTTTAAGTACTAGTAATGTTGCTGTGCATCATCTTCAACATGTTATCTGAAACAAATTCTGACAATCAACGTATTTCTCTGTTCAAACGATCACAGGAGGATCATGTGGCGGCTCTGCTCAGTATTTCTCCAGTCGAGGTTTGAGACCCCCCCCTACCCCCTTCAGTTGGTCCTGAGATGTAAACGATCCTTGTAGATATTAAAATGAAAGGATCTGAAAGAGGTTTGAGATAAGATGTTCATCGGCAACAAACACTGGGGGCTGGTGTGAAACAACATGTAGGAAAGCACCTAATGGCCGCTGTGTTACTGTGGGCTGGTTACTCTTCAGAGTACCTTGATAACGTTGTTAGAGCACACGGCCTGatgaactctttgaaatacAACcatactgtaaataaaatatctgaTGCACTCTACTACCTTACAAAAGAAATGGTCAGCACTGgttaatgatccaaaacattgGCTGTTATGAGCTCAAATTGTTTCCTAGACGCTAAATCAGGCCCTTACTGAGAATGTCGCTCTAGGAACCTGAATcctgcactgagctatattatacactggaatgctaatcgccggctgttagaacgagtcgctttgaagccaccggccgccatattggtactccctattttcccccagtaactagggaatatgtgcgctacagcatcgaataacgaggattttctcatgttcggggggggggggggggcttaagacttttaaaatgtcaaatgccatatacttttatgttatgttctaaaactatcacgtactgagaaagtcatgtgctgaaatattttgcattttatttatttaaatatatatatctaacatttataaatatatataaataacaatatacaagaacatatatttacatatatgtatacatatatacatatacatacatatacacatatttatatatatacatatatatatatatatatatttaatatgaataacatgtaaaatatttcaccacctaatttcctagtagttaatagtgttagtacatccactgactgtaaaattacctgtgaaacgttttcacacagccagaaaactgcttgttattgcaaccaaatcctatgggattctgtgagagtagggagtagcaagatggcggccagtgacttcagttttccggcaaaatcagcactccagtgtataatatagctcagtggaatCCTGTAGAAAACCTGTAGGAgggagctgaagaaaaacagccGACCCAGAACATTGAAGGATTTACAGAGATTGTtgttctctgtgtgcatgtgccaaacatgtgaaatgttttagaataaatgttttcctATTAGCTAAAAAGGGGAAGTGGAGgatgaaaaaggattttttttttccaatgctaAAATgctctaacctgaccctagccaaatgaatttcgctctgcctagctccactctcatccatctggaacagatccataggaatggcatttcagaaggctgggccttatcaaaaatccttgcatatgattggataagctaCTTATCTGTCATCTtcatcgacgtgctatttcaaccactcacaccgaagctaacccgtgacgatgatgagagcgacgcaggaaaaaacaaaacagaacagccaacaaaagccttcagaggcgttctctgatgttcttttaatgaaacaatattaggtagattggacaacacggaagaaatagcagcatcaatgttaacgcttgcttcctcgatgcaagccaccattgctatcaaaacagtctcacgtcacggtcgcttctccactacgtcacatctatgaaactccagccctgcgtcctgattggctagaccaggggtctgcaacctgtggctctggagccgcaaaTGGCTCTTTCTACCTTCCACACTGACTCTTAATAACTTtcgctacaaattatatttttattatgttatgTTAATGcgggttttagcagttttttatTGGAATAATTTttacaacagaatgatgctaaaagtgcccgtaatatttaattttaaatcaatattctttcattatgttggaaaatggaaactaagattttttttttacatcattatccacaaatatcaatatcccgtccatcctcttttttttaaaacctcaaacTAGACATAAAAGGCCGTTTCTTcaacgatgacaacatatttcctacactagatctttatcaaaaattataatttgtcttttttcaaaaggccaggcaacatttgtggctctaaacgagtttaattcaaggggactgtaggcaaaatggctctttagactgtaaacgTTGCAGGCCCCtgggctagacaataaaattggttgaagaaatcactctctatgggagatgtcccagatggatgtgagtgaagccaggcggagctaagcggaatgaaattcatctggctcgtcAGGTTAAAAATGCTCAGCTTCAGTTAAaggttggacttttttttaacattttggtgTGAGAATATGCTGCTGCAAAGAAAGGagtgttatcttttttttcttacctttaCCAGAAGTGCCAATGAATATCGCCAGTACTGGATGTGAAAGCGTCATCATCCTCATGATTTCATCAAGTAAGATTAAATAACTGTGTGTGCGTTTGTGCTTCCACAGGCAGTTTCCTCGCCTCTCCCTGTCCAAGCACTACAGCGCTCAGGTTCAACCCAAAATAATCACCCGGCACATCTTCCGGCTCATAGAGAAATTCAAAATTGACCAGAGTGGGTGACCTGCCCGTCTCACTTTGTTTCAATggtctttgtttcttttccaccCAAGTCCGACTCCGGCCTCTTCTTTTCGATGCAGGTCTCTGTCCAAACGCTCTGCATAAGAGGAGGCTGGACTGTCTGCGTTACCTCATGTTTAAGACATTTGTGGAAGTAAGTGATGCAGCAGAGTCTTGCAGCCTACAGCTTCCTACAGGCAGTATATTTGCTTTTAACTGTGAGCCCAGCTGTTCATCTCTGCGCACATGATAACCCATAACACCAGCAGTAAACCGTAGCCTTatctttgtgttgtttgtttgtagAAAACCATGACAGAGGAGAATTGGACCGATCACGTGCAAGTAGGttttgtttaaaccaggggtgtcaaacatacggcccgcgggctggatcgggcccgccgaacaatttagtccggccctgtggctaaatgcattatcattataaatgaaattttttattttttttattttttttccccagtgtcctgtctggcaatgtggcaataagatgccaaaaagagctcatcagatttgactttcacaagtggacaagataaaaggaaaagaatgttaaaacaattattgaaaaaaacatgtactttgtttaattgaaaatatgcagttcctatattgtccacgctgtgttttaattagcagattaagcttcaggtgtggaaaaattctaatcatttcttaattttttatctgtttgatgtattttgtcatgccgGACAGtgttttaagttccaaaaaatgtgaataaatgtttttcaacatagtttattcactgtgatcagttcttatgcataatgcacaagtaaacgttaactgagtaaaagtattgttgaaattgcacatacttttcttaaaaacgctgaggttattcataatatattgtgtaaaagtgaaaataacttaatataaaaatcaacaagtccacatttattagttctatttaatcttgcaatgagttaactcgtgtggccctctcgagatcagattaagctgaatgcggcccctcaaccaaaatgagtttgacacccctggtttaaatgCAGGCTTTGACCTGATAGCGTTGATTCACACATTCTGTTTAATCATCCGCTGCCACGTCATTGTAGGTGTTTTAGTCTGTGCCGTGTATGTCCAGTATGTGGTGGCAGATGACCTCCAGCTGCAGGTCCATTTGGTGGAGATGCTGGCGAAGCACTGCGGCCTCCAGAAAGCCTCCCAGTGGTCACTGAAGTACAATATCCCCAAAAACCGACTTCCGCCGGGGGTGTGGGAGACGCAGCAGAGCCTGCCACCTGATCTACAGTGAGTTGGTGGAAAATATGCATACGCACGTCCTACAATTGAACTAAAATACCGATCTGGAGTCAACTTCCAAGTTACAATTTTACTTTTCGTTCTGTCATGCCTTCTGtaatctgtgtgtatttttctttctccttcccTAATCTAAATTCCTCTGTCTTGTTTTAGTGGTGCTTTTATGTCTCTGGCATGCAAACCCAGAAGTGACACATCTTCTCTCTGTGCTCAGACAGATATGTTTGAACGATATGACACACGAGGAGTGGGTGCCTCCTCAGTCTCACTGCCAGAGGTTCTACCAGGTGCCGCTCGCCAAAGACAAGGTCCACTTTGTAGATACGACGGAAACGCTCCACAGATGTCGAAGCATTCTGCTCAAGGTACAGAGATCTAAGTATTTTGGATATACTTACGCATTGTTGTATTGACACaagggctgtcaatcgattaaaaaaattaatctaattaattacatactctgtaattaattaatctaaattaatcgcatataatttttgctgtgaaagcattttaaatatttaaattcaaatgattcaatgaataatcagcattagatacattaaagtgctgttttccacagcagacaaactgaactagacagatgccaatgtcaaactgaactcacgtcaacaggagacgtcaactgaaataataataaaaaagataacctgaatttaacagacgtcaacatattccatattccaatctactttttaggctaattatacacaatttagacctagtgctattttaacaaacaagcattagttgttatctcttatctgatgtatttctgatgtttggcactttgttttacctcgtgttaaagtgctctttaaataatgatgacattcatgatgattatgatcagaataaacttttccatcacctcccagaagctggaaagtctaaatactttagcctaaatattttaggctaaaatattacactttttatttgtttttcttcaatccctcggtgatgtttagtaatttctgccaaaggctgcagcattttgatttaattcatctgaatgcagtatttgcaagccatactccccccaggggaggcgcgcctcacctattgaaaacccctATACGACATTGATTAATCtgcgttgttgtttttaatccgttatttttttttttattaattaatcgaaactaacgcgttattttgacagccctaattgaCACGTCCCGTTTCTGTGTCTCTCTCCAGGAAGGCGTCGTGGTCGGGGTCGACATGGAGTGGCAGCCGACGTTTGGCCGTGTCGCTGCTCAGAAAGTTGCTCTCATACAACTCGCTGTGCTCGACCAAGTGTTTTTATTAGACCTCTGCGCAGGAGGATTCTGCGAACAGCCGGATCTGGTTGCTTTCATCAGGACCCTGTTTTCTGAGCGAAATATCCTGAAACTGGGTAAGCAGCAACATAATCGAATGGTAATCAGTTTCATGACTTTTAAATACAAACGGTGTCTCTTTATTTCTGTACAGGTTATAGCATGACCGGGGATCTCAAGTGTCTCACTGCCACCTGGCCTGAGTTATCAGAGGAGCCCCTGAAGACAGAGGGGTTGCTCGATCTCCTTAAAGTACACCAAAAGGTGCCGTTGTCCCATCAGTCGCTAATTAGAAAACAGCAAACTCTTAATTAAAGCAATCAGCTGGTCGAAGAGCATTCCCTTTATTATTACAAGTCCTAATCAGATGTTTCTACTAATTCTACAGTTGTTTACAACAATGCCCGATTGTTATCAAaccttcaaagtaaaagccctTATTTTAAATAGCTCCTTTATTTCAGCTCCAAAATTATGTCAGATAGGTTTCCAAACATATTATCTATTAGAGATAAAGCAATCAGACATTTCTGATCTGCGGTTTTTGTATGGTCTGTCCTACCGACTggcttaatttcttttttttaaaactgaaatttacatttaatttttttctcccagtcttCTAGTCTTACGTGgttatcatttgtttttatcagcAGCAGAGGAAACCTGTAATGTAAGAGGCCATAATTCTGGAAAACTGAGTTaagctattttaaaacaacaaaacgattacaaaactgacattttcaatcaaatttaaatagCCTCTTTCATTTTATATTAGCAATTTGCATAATTAGAGCAAGTAGCATTGCTACTGTACCACTAAGAATTTCACAAAGCTGCCATAATTTCCCATTTCCATTTAAAGCGAAGGTGAAAGCTCAGCCTTTCTGGTATATACAGAAGTCGGTAACTGAAAAGCAACCAGTTGAGGTTGTCTGGACATTTGATCCCTTTGAAGGTTTTCCGGGCACGTCCTATAGGGAGGAGACCCCAAGGCTGGTCTAGACCTTGATAGAAAGATTATATATCCCATCTGCTCTGGGAATGTCTTGGGATTCCCAGACGGAACTGGAGGATCTTGCTGGGGAGATGGAGTGTCACTGGGAATGGCTGGATTTTACTCCTGGACCTGTTAATCCTACAAGACAATCTCCAATAAGCAAAagaccatggatggatggatagaaggagCCCAAAAAAGGCAAAAGTTAGGAATGGCAAGGGAGGAGATAGCCAGCACCAACCCACCCACTGTAGCAGCCTGAATGAACAGCTCTCatgttctttctctttctcttacttcctttttaaatatctgACTAAAATGGCAacaatactactactaatgataatAGTAGACTTTATTTCTATTCCAACCtttacaacagaaaataaaaagttcgTCACagctttagataaaaaaaaaaaaaaataaacacatgatgGCTTACTCTACTCCTTAGCTCAGTAGCAACATCTACACTGAAGAATGTTGTGGTTAATGCAGGTTGTTGCCTGGGCCGTTCGCTAATGACAAAAGATCCCTGCGGGGCAGCTAAGTGGAAAATCGGCCCagcaccagtcaccatccaatatCCTGTTGCATTTCTAGGTCCGTTGAGCAAAGCTTCTCCGTCTGTAGCTGATATTCCGCTTTCTGACATTACAAATGTTCTTTCTGTTATAAACATGTACAGATTCAGTGCGGAAGGATTAATCAAGTACAAGATGGCCCTAGAGAGGTCCTGGTATGTGAGAACAGTGCAGAAAAAGGCCTTAGTCTGCTGGTGCAGCAGGTCCTAGGAAAGCCTCTGGACAAGACTGAGCAGATGTCCAACTGGGAGAGGCGTCCACTGCGCATCAGCCAAATTAGATATGCAGGTAAGGCATTATGCATGCACCCACAGACAATGACAGAGAGCCAGATGGTCGCTGCTCTCCTCTCCATCAGAGATTATTTCGTTATCTCCTAACAAAATGCAAACGGATAAATTTAACCCCCTTGTTCCCCATTCtgtccacccccaccccccacaacCTTTCTCTAGTGGCAGATGCCTACTGTTTGCTGGATGTGTACTCAACTCTCTCCAGCAACCCAGCGAGCTTTGGGCTTCCAGCTGACCTCCGCAGCATCACTTCAGGCCAATCAAAGACGagcaaagaaaagaagcagaaggtGAAACGGGACAAGAAGACAGCACAGGCTATTGGCCAAGAGGTGACGGCTCAGGATGTCCACACAGAAATGCTTTCCTGTCTCCATGCGAGGACGATTTACACAAGGGCATGTCCTTAAATAATGTCACATTTTATGGCATCGCTTTCATTGAACAATGTCGGtttaaaacaggtaaaaaaaaaaaatagacgtCATGTCTCTGAAAGAGctcatatttaaattaaatgtgaactctttcttcacatttaataaaaaaaaagttatttaaagctTACCTAAACTGAGACAGACAAGATACTCTTGTATTCAGTCTATTGATAAATGGTTACATCAATTTTTCATCctgttctttaaataaatattgaattaAGAGATTTTATGGCAATTCTGTTCACACTTTTGGATTGATGTTGCTACCTTTTAAGCTAAGttaaacagaaaatgtgcagAGAAGTGATGCTAGATACTTTATTTAAGACTGTGAGCATCACGGACTCCACGCTGACTCTCTGTGTACGTTTTACTcatcatagtcgagcgtacctATTTCCTACATTTCtcgtggcaaattcctacaaccACATTTTATGGCAGCGGGACGAAGCATCGGAACGGATGGTGAAATGTTTGATTAGCTAGTTTAGTACcaagagccgtttcttttccagcaggctcccaccgcacacctgtcagtgagaacagagagggactgtgatgcagcgcgtccttgcgaccgcctgcttggagtctaatgtaaagacttcttgccgctAAGCAGTTTAAAGTGTGACACAGCGAACGCGGTCATAAAAATGTACCTCTGCACTGATCCTGTAATGTGATGTTTAATCAGCCAGAAGTTGTTTGACTCTGAAGAAATTCACAATGTTGGGTTTTGATGAAATGGTGCAAAATGCTCTAAAAGATACAAATATAACTtccttttaaaatcaaatagttTAACCACAAGTATTTCAACTGTTGAACAATAGTTAAAATAGGGCTTTTTATTTGGAAGGATTTAAGGGCAGTTTCTTCCACACCGATGGTAAAATCTCACATCAAAAACATCATTACTTTCTGATCTCTTTGTAGAAATGGTTATATTTTGCATGACATGTTCTCTGTCTTAGACACAAGCATCAGACATTTATGAGTCTAAAGTTGAATGTTACTGTAGTATGTCTGTAACTAGTAGATTTGTAAACCTGTTCTTGATGAATTCAGGTTCTCCTGAAGCCcccaggccagcagggggccCTAAGCAACAGCAAAGTATGCTGATAAACTGATCAGAGTCGAGATATTTTAGACATTACGGATGTCATTCCTGCTAAATAATCTGCTACATAAAAGCAACGTTTTATTGGAGCAAAGGGATAGTTTTTTATATACAAAATTAAATTAGCATCTCAGCACCTGATAAACCAATGTGACAGTGCGTGGTAGATTATAGCAGCATTATTGATCTGCCTGACGATAGGTTAATGTGGTGTGGTAGCAGTAGCTTTAAAGGGATGGAAAAACACCATGTGATAGACATTTcctataaataaattcaattttTAGCTTAAATATTAAGAAAGCGAATAAGTTTAGGCGTTCATTATATCTAATTTATTATAAACGTATAAAATTTGAATTGTCATTGTAATATATGGGATGATTGCTATAGGAAAGGATTGCAGAGATGCAATATTTGGCAGgatgttttatttcaagtgtCATTCAGGCAACTTTTGCAtaacaataatgtatttaaccTAGACTAAAATTTGTGGCAAGGGTTTTACTGCCCTCTGCTCCCATACTAgatgtatatttttaataagcAGTATTTCAACTTTCTCAACGAGGAGTTTAGCTATTGTGAATAAAGCAAATGTGAAAagcatgtaaataaaaatgtgggtTAATAGTAACTTTTATCACAAATTCCATGACATCCTGATATTGCGACGCTCTAAATTTAACCAGCGTTGAAAATATTACTCCATTTTAATTCATGCACGTCTCTGAAGAGCATTTACCGTGCCGTTACTTCACTTTCAGACCGTAATCATGAACCataaaggaagagcaactgtgCTAATTTGACAACTCTTAATTCGGTGATAACCTGTGACCTTTCCTGTGACTTTTGTGAATGAATAAAGGCACCCTCCAGCTGAAGGCCCTGGGTTTGAGCATCCAGCCTACAGGGAGGGACAATGCGCGCTTGACAAAGGCCCTTCACTAGTTCCTATCAGCTCCAGGGGTGCAGTTGTATAACTCACCCTGTGCTTTGACCTCTCTGAACTGAGGTGcaagtgaaaagaaaatcccCCTACGGGGCTCGGTTAAATATCACATTATGCTCTGTGTCCATTTAGGAATGTCAGGGGGCTCAGAGGGTCAGTCTCCCTCATTCTGACACAGTGAAAGGCCTCCTGTGTGGCGAGTCGCCCTCAGAGGGCTCCCCGCCCCTCACCCCCCAGCAGTTGCGGGTGGTGTGTGACAACATGCTGCAGGGACTGGGGAGATATCTGCGCTGTTTGGGAGTGGACGTGGTCATGCTGGAGAACACCGACGATCACAGAGTGGCAGCAAAGGTTGGTCAGGAAGCCGTTAAGAAGTGctgcatttctttatttttttttcacacaggcAGGCGAAACATATAAAAGCTTAACCAAAAGGAAAAAGTCCGGAATTTGATAATTTGGAAACCAATACCACAAAGAATTTAAACCTCAAATCCTTAAATTGAaagaatttaatataaaaaaatgttttttttttccttaaatgtgctccagttatttatttttttgtggacaGGCTAAAACCTATTGATCTTTGCCAAAAGTTGTAATATGACCATAACCCAGTTTACGTTAACAGCCACTATTACTTGCTCTGTAGCCTAAGTCCAGATTTCTAAAGGGAGCATTTTATAAATCCTTTACTCAGCAGACAGCTGTTTCATAGTGTGATGTCAACGTTGTGCAGCAAACCACAGAAAGTCTGTATCCATTTGGGGTACTTGGAGGAGTTTGAATGTTTCCCCCTAATGTTAAAAAGATGACATCATGAGCCACACCAGGttaatgttgctttaaatcTTATCTCTGATTGTGTGACTCAGCAGTTCAATCTAGCTACATGTACTGATTGGGCTCTTTTCGGTgaaatagctttttttatttaaacttatccatccatgcatcagTCCATCTGTAAATTCAGTAATGGTAAATGATAGATGGACTGcacttgtacagcactttctcaagtccagatgaaaccaaagcccttcacactacattcattcattcacacgTTCAAACGCtggcggtggtgagctacattgtagccacagctacTGCTGTGACAGTAGATTACTATCCATCTCTTCATCCATCAATAGATTcctttttcatccatccatccatctataaaTTCAGTAgtttgtcatccatccatctatccatatgttttcttccatccatctgtcAATGCATCTgttttacatccatccatctataaaTTTAGTAGTTTgtcatccacccacccatccatccatccatccatccatctataaaTTTAGTAGTTTgtcatccacccacccacccatccatctatAAATTCAGTAGTTtgtcatccatccacccatccatccattcatccatccatctatccatatgttttcttccatccatctgtcaatgcatttgttttacatccatccatcaatccatccatctataaATTTAGTAGTTTgtcacccacccatccatccatccatccatccatccatccatccatccatccatccatccatccatccatccatccatccatccatctataaaTTCAGTAgtttgtcatccatccatccatccatccatccatccattcatccatccatctataaaTTCAGTAGTTtgtcatccattcatccatctatccatccatcaatccatccatctttaAATTTAGTAGTTTgtcacccacccacccatccatccatccatccatccatccatccatctatccatccatcaatccatccatctttaAATTCAGTAgtttgtcatccatccatccatccatccatccatccatccatccatctataaaTTCAGTAgtttgtcatccatccatccatccatccatctataaaTTCAGTAGTTtgtcatccattcatccatctatccatccatcaatccatccatctttaAATTCAGTAgtttgtcatccatccatccttccatttatccatccatctttaaATTCAGTAgtttgtcatccatccatccttccatttatccatccatctataaaTTCAGTAgtttgtcatccatccatccatccttccatttatccatccatctataaaTTCAGTAgtttgtcatccatccatccataaattCAGTAgtttgtcat contains:
- the exd3 gene encoding exonuclease mut-7 homolog isoform X2; the protein is MSHTPPEDKGLDPLVLRDQLFGLWNQNHLQVLHLAAIQGFSKLAEPHEALLTILESCPGKQKGRSHTLGYHILMDFQAWIKEHPQVSLSSFSVHKVVGLQRRALDLLTDTQPTFVECLIDIYKLRSLDPSILRLHIVKLQALNCYKEAVTLSINFGLQTELKAEEMLVPLVLQDKLPLAESFVKGHSHLQQQLVMLLDSWCHPQFRVEDIRKQFPRLSLSKHYSAQVQPKIITRHIFRLIEKFKIDQSLCPNALHKRRLDCLRYLMFKTFVEKTMTEENWTDHVQYVVADDLQLQVHLVEMLAKHCGLQKASQWSLKYNIPKNRLPPGVWETQQSLPPDLQQICLNDMTHEEWVPPQSHCQRFYQVPLAKDKVHFVDTTETLHRCRSILLKEGVVVGVDMEWQPTFGRVAAQKVALIQLAVLDQVFLLDLCAGGFCEQPDLVAFIRTLFSERNILKLGYSMTGDLKCLTATWPELSEEPLKTEGLLDLLKVHQKIQCGRINQVQDGPREVLVCENSAEKGLSLLVQQVLGKPLDKTEQMSNWERRPLRISQIRYAVADAYCLLDVYSTLSSNPASFGLPADLRSITSGQSKTSKEKKQKVKRDKKTAQAIGQEECQGAQRVSLPHSDTVKGLLCGESPSEGSPPLTPQQLRVVCDNMLQGLGRYLRCLGVDVVMLENTDDHRVAAKLAQAEGRVILTCGQPFQTLRSQVGEGRCLSLDCSEKARDQAVRVLKHFNVQPTPSDIFSRCQACNSDQYVAIPRADMVAMLKEKGFLQDHNNTGHMFENSCQQEELWLDDTLTPSGTPEPPRKSYS
- the exd3 gene encoding exonuclease mut-7 homolog isoform X1, with protein sequence MSHTPPEDKGLDPLVLRDQLFGLWNQNHLQVLHLAAIQGFSKLAEPHEALLTILESCPGKQKGRSHTLGYHILMDFQAWIKEHPQVSLSSFSVHKVVGLQRRALDLLTDTQPTFVECLIDIYKLRSLDPSILRLHIVKLQALNCYKEAVTLSINFGLQTELKAEEMLVPLVLQDKLPLAESFVKGHSHLQQQLVMLLDSWCHPQFRVEDIRKQFPRLSLSKHYSAQVQPKIITRHIFRLIEKFKIDQSLCPNALHKRRLDCLRYLMFKTFVEKTMTEENWTDHVQYVVADDLQLQVHLVEMLAKHCGLQKASQWSLKYNIPKNRLPPGVWETQQSLPPDLQQICLNDMTHEEWVPPQSHCQRFYQVPLAKDKVHFVDTTETLHRCRSILLKEGVVVGVDMEWQPTFGRVAAQKVALIQLAVLDQVFLLDLCAGGFCEQPDLVAFIRTLFSERNILKLGYSMTGDLKCLTATWPELSEEPLKTEGLLDLLKVHQKIQCGRINQVQDGPREVLVCENSAEKGLSLLVQQVLGKPLDKTEQMSNWERRPLRISQIRYAVADAYCLLDVYSTLSSNPASFGLPADLRSITSGQSKTSKEKKQKVKRDKKTAQAIGQEECQGAQRVSLPHSDTVKGLLCGESPSEGSPPLTPQQLRVVCDNMLQGLGRYLRCLGVDVVMLENTDDHRVAAKLAQAEGRVILTCGQPFQTLRSQVGEGRCLSLDCSEKARDQAVRVLKHFNVQPTPSDIFSRCQACNSDQYVAIPRADMVAMLKEKGFLQDHNNTGHMFENSCQQEELWLDDTLTPSGTPEPPRYATQCRWASLSGLDRDTMTFPGGSAIQLHTVPPALLQRIPLFYVCTRCGKVFWEGSHFGRVLSLFQEVLLIADDDSISAARPLTLAQNK